From a region of the Mytilus galloprovincialis chromosome 3, xbMytGall1.hap1.1, whole genome shotgun sequence genome:
- the LOC143068270 gene encoding uncharacterized protein LOC143068270, translating to MLSNCRYIFVVLVCVTQMSDSQVYYDGQRGGPGRPGRPGRPGRGGGVRRGGRGGVKGGEGGGGGGGGGGGGGRDGEPGRPGGYSWSYSDGGNGGGGGGWFDGGGRGGNGGDGGWYGGGGGGLGGGNGGGGGWYSGGGGTGGRGGDGGWYYGGGGGNGGSGGGWYGGGGGRGGGGGLDGMPGEPGGDYYYDTYGPDTYWYDYDYGSPLGSPGKPGRPGKPGNPSGSGRPGKPGRPGKPGGLSKSRRNKQRKSGTRNGDGVVFLESSGNSGNPGNPGAPAGGPPNRGASGGKAKENSLRKSSGQQVSTHRGKAV from the coding sequence ATGTTATCAAATTGTCGATACATCTTTGTCGTCCTTGTTTGTGTAACTCAGATGTCGGACAGTCAAGTTTATTACGATGGCCAGAGAGGAGGACCTGGAAGACCAGGAAGACCTGGTCGCCCAGGTAGAGGCGGGGGAGTACGAAGAGGGGGACGAGGGGGAGTAAAAGGAGGTGAGGGTGGAGGAGGAGGCGGAGGTGGTGGCGGTGGTGGCGGACGTGATGGAGAACCGGGAAGACCCGGTGGATACAGTTGGAGCTATTCTGACGGTGGAAATGGTGGTGGAGGAGGAGGTTGGTTTGATGGAGGAGGCAGAGGAGGAAATGGTGGGGATGGTGGGTGGTATGGCGGCGGTGGTGGAGGACTTGGAGGAGGGAACGGAGGGGGAGGAGGTTGGTACAGCGGCGGTGGAGGCACAGGTGGAAGAGGTGGTGATGGAGGTTGGTATTATGGCGGGGGAGGAGGTAATGGAGGATCCGGTGGTGGTTGGTATGGAGGCGGAGGAGGAAGAGGTGGGGGTGGCGGTTTAGATGGAATGCCAGGAGAACCAGGTGGAGATTATTACTATGATACGTACGGTCCAGATACATATTGGTATGATTATGATTACGGCAGTCCATTAGGATCTCCTGGTAAACCTGGCAGACCTGGTAAGCCTGGCAATCCATCAGGATCTGGTAGACCTGGTAAACCTGGAAGGCCTGGAAAACCGGGTGGATTATCAAAAAGTAGACGCAATAAACAGAGAAAATCTGGAACACGAAATGGTGATGGAGTGGTTTTTCTAGAATCTAGTGGTAATTCTGGTAACCCAGGGAATCCTGGTGCTCCTGCAGGAGGTCCGCCAAACCGAGGTGCTTCAGGTGGAAAAGCAAAGGAAAATAGTCTACGAAAATCATCTGGCCAACAAGTTTCTACACATCGTGGAAAGGCTGTTTAA